The following proteins are co-located in the Vespa velutina chromosome 20, iVesVel2.1, whole genome shotgun sequence genome:
- the LOC124956153 gene encoding E3 ubiquitin-protein ligase RNF123 isoform X3 translates to MEAEEVIQNIFGINDAIIMSKTKYKTSNVKFLSTSESLDVVKIFINETLAKYACAEKLTDDREGRIGPKTVKFDVNTHTGLFIVSPDRSSIIAQGNFCTMKANTALYKGKWMYELQLGSKGVMQVGWGTSRCKYDMESGVGDTVNSYAYDGHRVRKWNVIPTKYGESWLTGDIIGCTLNMDDGTIDFYRNGRHLGTAFDNISMGPGIAYFPTVSLTFTENVTAFFGGTPLRYPLEGYQAIQALPESQVIQATFLFQWFTHVIDYVVSIKQTNVSLTDRSMTVHAFLMCIAQSILMHIGPLLTIPYIVEGVFIPFLHEISGIQKYGARDSLKFRESKVRLMTCLDLLWTFLEEREMRSCLDSTLIYLYSTFRHVSFFLEYSNQYNSLILLIQFCLHTTTRQHFLKYLLFDRVRFANFIHIKPMDDVGLANVVQQPWWETNPIDPSIAIRKDAYIEACESIKDSVEELENIQLWLLMTLLDNSDGTPNRPTSRTIFLRKFKRFVHENLTTTRTTPHLQTPLVLSLCCFHRLLSVFKYLWNDEIGVSPVFVPCKLFYDGSINYSGIDRLGGVLSHLNKTFRTELVDILGPNHEVILSMEQSQDQPFLARLSDLPVVIPAFAHMINVNASAQGSTMLVERMGYFSREDRTPLRLGPLDAAVSLLELLDGIILFYHAAARKQVAKLAVLKENISEFEAALSEAKKRLDYIINYEDETSHLIQEELLRSIKVFTKKLSEQARQMAWIRAAVFSEEKLGELAWFLEMLTLTLQKASGEGNMFSFVPDFYLETLSDLCVSIRNHIHPTMPIETIPDYQKMLLDIAEFLCSHYLDPRIVNTNSKEILMITFAGFMSNPITLEALENVSLENRLKVVGNLLKPFEAKTWAQSNWILMRFWQGHGFAFRYERSPHLCRKVGPKLLQQEPMHQLLKPYPSLIYQLHVRDGLLGKSQNTVQFLNSLLNQLNWAFSEFIGMIQEIHNISSRPERVFIESRQLKICATCFDLSVALLRVLEMFCTVAPDIFIDLRQSSRENLLSRLCQLLCQILNRMSSQTSCFQQVVLLEIPDLELIDHFPILTAVIGILLALLKEDMAGFTPRPSAEVPKVTRTLLIEPSFQISSLYFVLGESNIKIPKDKRKRIKQFSFLNYEDYVTDEEISQVRAMINYLDYCRDILPDSKVLMDDENICTICYAFPISAKFKPCNHETCRFCIDRHLLNTRECFFCKATISKVIDLYGNTLHDFSTESTSTKESLIH, encoded by the exons ATGGAGGCAGAGGAAgtcatacaaaatatttttggaaTTAATGATGCCATAATAATGTCAAAAACTAAATACAAAACGTCCAACGTAAAGTTTTTGAG taCTTCAGAAAGTTTAGATGTGGTTAAGATTTTCATTAACGAGACACTGGCTAAGTATGCTTGTGCAGAAAAATTGACAGACGATAGGGAGGGTCGTATAGGGCCTAAAACTGTCAAGTTTGATGTTAACACGCATACTGGCCTGTTCATTGTTTCGCCAGATAGATCGAGTATTATAGCTCAAGGGAATTTTTGTACAATGAAGGCTAATACAGCACTTTACAAAGGAAAATGGATGTACGAGCTTCAGCTTGGTTCTAAAGGTGTAATGCAAGTAGGCTGGGGAACTTCGCGATGTAAATACGATATGGAGAGTGGAGTTG gtGACACCGTTAACTCTTATGCCTATGACGGTCACCGTGTTAGAAAATGGAACGTGATACCAACTAAATACGGAGAGTCATGGCTTACAGGGGATATTATAGGATGTACGTTAAATATGGATGATGGAACGAtagatttttatagaaatggAAGACATCTTGGGACAGCATTTGATAATATATCCATGGGTCCTGGTATTGCTTACTTTCCAACTGTAAGCCTGACATTTACCGAAAATGTCACGGCTTTTTTTGGAGGCACTCCTTTAAGATATCCCTTAGAAGGTTACCAAGCTATTCAAGCTCTGCCAGAATCGCAAGTTATACAAgctacatttttatttcaatggtTTACCCATGTCATAGATTACGTAGTTagtataaaacaaacaaacgttTCGTTGACTGATAGATCAATGACAGTACATGCATTTCTCATGTGCATTGCACAAAGCATCTTAATGCATATCGGTCCTTTGCTTACCATTCCGTATATCGTCGAAGGTGtgttcattccttttttacaCGAAATTTCTGGAATACAAAAATACGGAGCAAGGGACTCGTTGAAATTTCGTGAAAGTAAAGTAAGATTAATGACTTGCTTAGATCTTCTATGGACTTTCTTAGAGGAACGAGAGATGAGGTCTTGTTTAGACAGTACGCTCATCTATCTCTATTCGACGTTCAGGcacgtttcctttttccttgaATATTCGAATCAGTATAATAGTTTAATACTATTGATACAATTTTGTCTACATACCACGACTCGGCAACACTTTCTAAAGTACCTGCTTTTCGATCGTGTGAGATTTGCCAATTTTATTCACATTAAACCAATGGACGATGTTGGTCTAGCAAATGTTGTTCAGCAACCTTGGTGGGAAACCAATCCGATAGATCCGTCTATAGCTATAAGGAAAGATGCATATATAGAAGCGTGCGAAAGTATTAAAGACTCAGTAGAGG aattagaaaatatacaaCTTTGGTTATTAATGACTCTGCTTGATAATTCCGATGGTACTCCCAATAGACCTACATCGAGGActatttttctaagaaaatttaaaCGTTTCGTTCATGAAAATCTAACAACGACTCGT ACAACGCCGCATCTCCAAACTCCTTTGGTTCTTAGTCTCTGTTGCTTCCATCGGCTTTTGTCcgtattcaaatatttatggaACGATGAAATTGGGGTCAGCCCCGTTTTCGTACCGTGCAA ATTATTCTACGATGGATCAATCAATTACTCCGGTATTGACAGATTGGGAGGAGTGTTATCTCACTTGAACAAGACCTTCAGAACAGAATTGGTTGATATTTTGGGCCCAAATCACGAAGTGATCCTTTCTATGGAACAATCGCAAGATCAACCATTCCTCGCAAGACTGTCGGATTTACCAGTCGTCATACCTGCATTCGCTCACATGATTAATGTTAATGCATCAGCTCAAGGGAGTACCATGTTAGTGGAAAGAATGGGATATTTTAGCAGAGAGGACAGAACGCCACTGCGTTTAGGTCCATTAGACGCCGCCGTGTCTCTGTTAGAATTATTAGATGggattatattgttttatcacGCGGCAGCGAGAAAACAAGTGGCAAAACTTGCTGTTCTTAAGGAGAACATATCTGAGTTCGAAGCAGCTCTTTCCGAGGCTAAAAAAAGATTggattatattatcaattacgAGGACGAGACGTCTCATTTAATTCAGGAGGAATTATTACGTTCGATAAAGGTGTTCACTAAAAAATTGTCCGAACAGGCAAGACAAATGGCTTGGATTCGTGCCGCAGTATTTTCAGAGGAAAAGCTAGGAGAGCTGGCTTGGTTTTTAGAAATGCTAACGTTAACGTTACAAAAAGCGAGCGGAGAAGGGAACATGTTCAGTTTTGTACCTGATTTTTATCTCGAAACGCTTTCCGATTTATGCGTTAGTATACGTAATCACATTCATCCCACTATGCCGATCGAGACGATACCAGATTATCAAAAGATGTTATTGGATATTGCTGAGTTCCTTTGCTCCCATTATCTTGATCCACGTATCGTTAATACAAATTCGAAagagatattaatgataacattTGCTGGATTCATGTCGAATCCCATTACACTCGAGGCGTTAGAAAATGTATCCCTAGAGAATAGATTGAAGGTAGTCGGAAATCTATTGAAACCCTTTGAAGCTAAAACATGGGCACAGTCGAACTGGATACTCATGAGATTCTGGCAAGGTCATGGATTTGCATTTCGTTATGAAAGAAGTCCGCATTTATGTAGGAAAGTCGGACCGAAATTATTGCAACAAGAACCTATGCATCAGTTGCTAA aaCCTTATCCTTCTCTAATATATCAATTACATGTAAGAGATGGATTATTAGGGAAATCACAAAATActgtacaatttttaaattctttgttGAATCAGTTAAATTGGGCTTTCTCAGAATTTATCGGTATGATACAAGAGATTCATAATATTTCGTCAAGACCCGAAAGGGTATTCATTGAGTCCAGACAACTCAAAATCTGTGCTACTTGCTTCGACTTGAGCGTTGCATTATTAAGAGTTTTAGAAATGTTTTGCACAGTGGCACCGGACATATTCATTGATCTTCGTCAGTCATctagagaaaatttattatcgagatTGTGTCAA ttacTATGTCAAATATTAAACAGGATGAGCTCTCAAACCAGTTGCTTTCAACAGGTTGTACTATTGGAAATTCCAGATTTAGAATTGATAGATCATTTTCCAATATTGACGGCAGTTATCGGAATATTGTTGGCATTACTTAAAGAAGACATGGCAGGATTTACGC CAAGACCATCGGCCGAAGTCCCTAAGGTTACGCGCACGTTATTAATAGAACCGAGTTTTCAAATCAGTTCTTTGTACTTCGTATTAGgggaaagtaatataaaaattccaaaggacaaaagaaaaagaataaagcaattttcatttttaaatt ATGAAGATTATGTAACGGACGAAGAGATCAGTCAAGTCAGagcaatgataaattatttggaTTACTGTCGTGATATCTTACCAGATTCAAAAGTATTAATggacgatgaaaatatttgtaccATTTGCTATGCCTTTCCAATAAGCGCAAAGTTTAAACCATGTAATCATGAAACTTGTCGCTTTTGCATCGATCGTCACCTTCTCAACACAAGGGAATGCTTTTTTTGCAAAGCGACGATAAGTAAAGTTATCGATCTTTACGGTAATACTTTACACGACTTTTCTACGGAATCGACAAGTACCAAAGAATCCTTGATCCATTGA
- the LOC124956153 gene encoding E3 ubiquitin-protein ligase RNF123 isoform X4: MEAEEVIQNIFGINDAIIMSKTKYKTSNVKFLSTSESLDVVKIFINETLAKYACAEKLTDDREGRIGPKTVKFDVNTHTGLFIVSPDRSSIIAQGNFCTMKANTALYKGKWMYELQLGSKGVMQVGWGTSRCKYDMESGVGDTVNSYAYDGHRVRKWNVIPTKYGESWLTGDIIGCTLNMDDGTIDFYRNGRHLGTAFDNISMGPGIAYFPTVSLTFTENVTAFFGGTPLRYPLEGYQAIQALPESQVIQATFLFQWFTHVIDYVVSIKQTNVSLTDRSMTVHAFLMCIAQSILMHIGPLLTIPYIVEGVFIPFLHEISGIQKYGARDSLKFRESKVRLMTCLDLLWTFLEEREMRSCLDSTLIYLYSTFRHVSFFLEYSNQYNSLILLIQFCLHTTTRQHFLKYLLFDRVRFANFIHIKPMDDVGLANVVQQPWWETNPIDPSIAIRKDAYIEACESIKDSVEELENIQLWLLMTLLDNSDGTPNRPTSRTIFLRKFKRFVHENLTTTRTTPHLQTPLVLSLCCFHRLLSVFKYLWNDEIGVSPVFVPCKLFYDGSINYSGIDRLGGVLSHLNKTFRTELVDILGPNHEVILSMEQSQDQPFLARLSDLPVVIPAFAHMINVNASAQGSTMLVERMGYFSREDRTPLRLGPLDAAVSLLELLDGIILFYHAAARKQVAKLAVLKENISEFEAALSEAKKRLDYIINYEDETSHLIQEELLRSIKVFTKKLSEQARQMAWIRAAVFSEEKLGELAWFLEMLTLTLQKASGEGNMFSFVPDFYLETLSDLCVSIRNHIHPTMPIETIPDYQKMLLDIAEFLCSHYLDPRIVNTNSKEILMITFAGFMSNPITLEALENVSLENRLKVVGNLLKPFEAKTWAQSNWILMRFWQGHGFAFRYERSPHLCRKVGPKLLQQEPMHQLLNEDYVTDEEISQVRAMINYLDYCRDILPDSKVLMDDENICTICYAFPISAKFKPCNHETCRFCIDRHLLNTRECFFCKATISKVIDLYGNTLHDFSTESTSTKESLIH; this comes from the exons ATGGAGGCAGAGGAAgtcatacaaaatatttttggaaTTAATGATGCCATAATAATGTCAAAAACTAAATACAAAACGTCCAACGTAAAGTTTTTGAG taCTTCAGAAAGTTTAGATGTGGTTAAGATTTTCATTAACGAGACACTGGCTAAGTATGCTTGTGCAGAAAAATTGACAGACGATAGGGAGGGTCGTATAGGGCCTAAAACTGTCAAGTTTGATGTTAACACGCATACTGGCCTGTTCATTGTTTCGCCAGATAGATCGAGTATTATAGCTCAAGGGAATTTTTGTACAATGAAGGCTAATACAGCACTTTACAAAGGAAAATGGATGTACGAGCTTCAGCTTGGTTCTAAAGGTGTAATGCAAGTAGGCTGGGGAACTTCGCGATGTAAATACGATATGGAGAGTGGAGTTG gtGACACCGTTAACTCTTATGCCTATGACGGTCACCGTGTTAGAAAATGGAACGTGATACCAACTAAATACGGAGAGTCATGGCTTACAGGGGATATTATAGGATGTACGTTAAATATGGATGATGGAACGAtagatttttatagaaatggAAGACATCTTGGGACAGCATTTGATAATATATCCATGGGTCCTGGTATTGCTTACTTTCCAACTGTAAGCCTGACATTTACCGAAAATGTCACGGCTTTTTTTGGAGGCACTCCTTTAAGATATCCCTTAGAAGGTTACCAAGCTATTCAAGCTCTGCCAGAATCGCAAGTTATACAAgctacatttttatttcaatggtTTACCCATGTCATAGATTACGTAGTTagtataaaacaaacaaacgttTCGTTGACTGATAGATCAATGACAGTACATGCATTTCTCATGTGCATTGCACAAAGCATCTTAATGCATATCGGTCCTTTGCTTACCATTCCGTATATCGTCGAAGGTGtgttcattccttttttacaCGAAATTTCTGGAATACAAAAATACGGAGCAAGGGACTCGTTGAAATTTCGTGAAAGTAAAGTAAGATTAATGACTTGCTTAGATCTTCTATGGACTTTCTTAGAGGAACGAGAGATGAGGTCTTGTTTAGACAGTACGCTCATCTATCTCTATTCGACGTTCAGGcacgtttcctttttccttgaATATTCGAATCAGTATAATAGTTTAATACTATTGATACAATTTTGTCTACATACCACGACTCGGCAACACTTTCTAAAGTACCTGCTTTTCGATCGTGTGAGATTTGCCAATTTTATTCACATTAAACCAATGGACGATGTTGGTCTAGCAAATGTTGTTCAGCAACCTTGGTGGGAAACCAATCCGATAGATCCGTCTATAGCTATAAGGAAAGATGCATATATAGAAGCGTGCGAAAGTATTAAAGACTCAGTAGAGG aattagaaaatatacaaCTTTGGTTATTAATGACTCTGCTTGATAATTCCGATGGTACTCCCAATAGACCTACATCGAGGActatttttctaagaaaatttaaaCGTTTCGTTCATGAAAATCTAACAACGACTCGT ACAACGCCGCATCTCCAAACTCCTTTGGTTCTTAGTCTCTGTTGCTTCCATCGGCTTTTGTCcgtattcaaatatttatggaACGATGAAATTGGGGTCAGCCCCGTTTTCGTACCGTGCAA ATTATTCTACGATGGATCAATCAATTACTCCGGTATTGACAGATTGGGAGGAGTGTTATCTCACTTGAACAAGACCTTCAGAACAGAATTGGTTGATATTTTGGGCCCAAATCACGAAGTGATCCTTTCTATGGAACAATCGCAAGATCAACCATTCCTCGCAAGACTGTCGGATTTACCAGTCGTCATACCTGCATTCGCTCACATGATTAATGTTAATGCATCAGCTCAAGGGAGTACCATGTTAGTGGAAAGAATGGGATATTTTAGCAGAGAGGACAGAACGCCACTGCGTTTAGGTCCATTAGACGCCGCCGTGTCTCTGTTAGAATTATTAGATGggattatattgttttatcacGCGGCAGCGAGAAAACAAGTGGCAAAACTTGCTGTTCTTAAGGAGAACATATCTGAGTTCGAAGCAGCTCTTTCCGAGGCTAAAAAAAGATTggattatattatcaattacgAGGACGAGACGTCTCATTTAATTCAGGAGGAATTATTACGTTCGATAAAGGTGTTCACTAAAAAATTGTCCGAACAGGCAAGACAAATGGCTTGGATTCGTGCCGCAGTATTTTCAGAGGAAAAGCTAGGAGAGCTGGCTTGGTTTTTAGAAATGCTAACGTTAACGTTACAAAAAGCGAGCGGAGAAGGGAACATGTTCAGTTTTGTACCTGATTTTTATCTCGAAACGCTTTCCGATTTATGCGTTAGTATACGTAATCACATTCATCCCACTATGCCGATCGAGACGATACCAGATTATCAAAAGATGTTATTGGATATTGCTGAGTTCCTTTGCTCCCATTATCTTGATCCACGTATCGTTAATACAAATTCGAAagagatattaatgataacattTGCTGGATTCATGTCGAATCCCATTACACTCGAGGCGTTAGAAAATGTATCCCTAGAGAATAGATTGAAGGTAGTCGGAAATCTATTGAAACCCTTTGAAGCTAAAACATGGGCACAGTCGAACTGGATACTCATGAGATTCTGGCAAGGTCATGGATTTGCATTTCGTTATGAAAGAAGTCCGCATTTATGTAGGAAAGTCGGACCGAAATTATTGCAACAAGAACCTATGCATCAGTTGCTAA ATGAAGATTATGTAACGGACGAAGAGATCAGTCAAGTCAGagcaatgataaattatttggaTTACTGTCGTGATATCTTACCAGATTCAAAAGTATTAATggacgatgaaaatatttgtaccATTTGCTATGCCTTTCCAATAAGCGCAAAGTTTAAACCATGTAATCATGAAACTTGTCGCTTTTGCATCGATCGTCACCTTCTCAACACAAGGGAATGCTTTTTTTGCAAAGCGACGATAAGTAAAGTTATCGATCTTTACGGTAATACTTTACACGACTTTTCTACGGAATCGACAAGTACCAAAGAATCCTTGATCCATTGA